Proteins from one Gimesia maris genomic window:
- a CDS encoding TolC family protein, whose protein sequence is MPDTFNGSYDETNSAELDFAVLFDDPMLSGLIDQAMVDNQELKILAQDIDIANNEAYAWTGSYLPFLNLRAGAGIDKPGRYTRSGAVEDQLQIAPGKGFPEPLPNFLLAADISWEIDIWRKLRNSRDAASLRYLATEEGRNYITTRLIAEIAENYYELLALDKRLETLDITIGLQERSLEVAKANKEAARGTELAVQRFQAEVRKNQSEKLIIQQRLIETENRINFLAGRYPQSVERKQVDFFELNMHTINIGVPSQMLNNRADIRQAERELQAAGLEIQVARARFYPSLVLNAGVGYSAFNPRYLFITPESLVYNAVGELVAPVINRRAIKADYLNANARQMQAVYKYQRTVLNAFTEVVNRINKVENYGKSVEIKKQQLRALEESVDVATKLFQNARAEYVDVLLAQRDLQDAKVVLIETKQQQLAAIVNTYQALGGGGVIPTYDYGRVTITDEQYVPPMLEEDASPAVDGVVPPMLKEEE, encoded by the coding sequence ATGCCGGACACCTTCAACGGAAGTTACGACGAAACCAATTCGGCAGAACTTGATTTTGCGGTACTTTTTGACGACCCCATGCTGTCGGGGTTGATTGACCAGGCAATGGTCGATAACCAGGAGTTGAAAATCCTGGCTCAGGACATTGATATCGCCAACAACGAGGCTTATGCCTGGACAGGGTCCTATCTGCCTTTCCTCAATTTGCGGGCTGGAGCAGGGATCGATAAACCCGGGCGCTATACCCGTTCCGGTGCTGTGGAAGATCAACTGCAGATCGCTCCCGGTAAGGGGTTTCCTGAACCACTCCCCAACTTCCTGCTCGCAGCCGATATCTCGTGGGAAATCGATATCTGGAGAAAGCTGCGAAACTCCCGGGATGCAGCTTCCTTGCGCTATCTGGCTACCGAGGAGGGGCGAAACTATATCACGACGCGTCTGATCGCAGAGATTGCAGAAAATTATTATGAGTTGCTGGCTCTCGACAAACGGTTAGAGACGTTGGACATCACCATCGGACTCCAGGAACGAAGTCTTGAAGTTGCCAAGGCAAACAAGGAAGCAGCGCGCGGAACAGAATTGGCCGTTCAGAGGTTCCAGGCAGAAGTTCGCAAGAATCAGAGTGAAAAGCTGATTATCCAGCAGAGGCTGATTGAAACAGAAAACCGAATCAACTTCCTCGCCGGTCGTTATCCACAGTCTGTCGAGCGCAAACAGGTGGATTTCTTCGAGCTCAATATGCACACGATTAACATTGGTGTGCCATCTCAAATGCTGAATAACCGTGCCGATATTCGCCAGGCAGAACGAGAATTGCAGGCAGCGGGTCTTGAAATCCAGGTTGCCCGGGCCCGCTTCTATCCCTCTCTGGTATTGAACGCCGGCGTGGGGTATTCGGCCTTTAATCCCCGCTATCTTTTTATTACGCCGGAATCGCTGGTTTATAATGCCGTCGGTGAACTTGTAGCTCCCGTGATCAACAGACGCGCCATCAAGGCGGATTATCTCAATGCAAATGCCCGACAGATGCAGGCCGTTTATAAATATCAGCGTACTGTTTTGAATGCGTTCACTGAAGTGGTTAACCGTATCAACAAAGTAGAGAATTACGGCAAGAGCGTCGAGATCAAAAAGCAGCAGTTGAGAGCACTTGAAGAATCGGTCGATGTTGCCACAAAACTGTTCCAGAACGCCCGCGCCGAATATGTCGATGTACTGCTGGCACAGCGTGACCTGCAGGATGCGAAAGTGGTTCTGATTGAAACCAAGCAGCAGCAACTGGCTGCCATCGTGAATACCTACCAGGCACTGGGGGGCGGCGGCGTGATCCCGACATATGATTACGGCCGGGTTACAATCACAGATGAACAATATGTGCCACCCATGCTCGAGGAAGATGCCTCACCGGCAGTGGATGGAGTTGTGCCACCCATGCTGAAAGAAGAAGAGTAA
- a CDS encoding efflux RND transporter permease subunit has protein sequence MFAKFLHRPALAIVISLLILFMGGLAIFGLPISQFPSVAPPSVVVAVSFPGSSAKILVDSTLVILERAINGVPNMRYMSSAATSAGEASIMIVFEPGTDPNVAVLNVNNRIQMVKNRLPPIVEREGIIVMQNMTSMLMYVNVYSKDPNHDQNFLYNYVSVNLLPEIQRIRGVGRATILGNRAYAMRVELNLERMRAYNISSADIMEAIKEQSIIGSPGRLGQATGTTSQTIEYVLTWVGRYNKPEQYEQIILRSNPNGEILRLSDVAKVSLGSSFYDLYSDIDGLPSASIVLKQTPGSNAAEVIEEVKKKLEEVKGESFPPGIDYAVSYDVSSFLDASIEKVLHTLFEAFILVSLVVYLFLGDFRSTLIPTLAVPVSLIGTFFFMSMFGMSINLITLFALVLAIGVVVDDAIVVVEAVHAKMHEKHLSPYAATREVVHEISGAIIAITLVMTSVFIPVTFMPGAVGVFYRQFALTMAMSIVLSGVVALTLTPVLCAMILKPHSNHEQQRGLIGFVNRVIRKSTGRYANVLRGLLSLALGLGAGYGIYELLHIEFVHELVSEQFHLTETRTLVISGVMAVLFIFTFRSMFSGSEPGEKKKRGPLGIFLHLFDRGVEKVTGGFVAIVSRIVSRRLLTMLVIGGFGYGILLVNEVLPSGFIPLEDQGVIYGIIQTPPGSTLEYTNSKSHELQKICQEFEEVTSVTSLAGYEILTEGRGSNAGTCLINLKPWAERELTSKEIIAKLEEKGREISNVKLEFFEPPAVPGFGAAGGFSLCLLDKTNSGNYEEFGKVTENFMTALGKRKEMKGLFTFFANNYPQYEIIIDNDVAMQKGVSIADAMDNLSIVVGSTWEQGFIRFGQFYKVYVQSAPEFRRYPEDLENMFVKNDDGEMVPYSSFMKIKKTQGMNEINRYNLYTTAIIQGAPATGFSSGQAIDAIKEVAEQTLPHGYGIGWQGLAYDEANKGNTAIYIFAIVVIFVYLVLVGQYESFLLPLAVIASLPVGLFGSFLFLKAMGLANDVYCQIGLVMLVGLLGKNAILIIEFAVQRRQEGLSIKDAAIEGGNLRFRPIVMTSFAFIAGLVPLVRATGPGAIGNRTIGSTAVGGMLMGTLIGVLVIPGLYYLFGKMADGKKMIRDEHDEPLSELFERDSLAEVDHGA, from the coding sequence ATGTTTGCTAAATTTCTTCACCGCCCCGCATTGGCCATCGTGATCTCTCTGCTCATCCTGTTCATGGGAGGGCTGGCGATCTTTGGTCTGCCCATTTCGCAGTTTCCTTCTGTGGCACCACCGAGTGTCGTGGTCGCGGTTTCATTTCCCGGCTCGAGCGCCAAAATTCTGGTCGATTCGACTCTGGTGATTCTGGAACGAGCCATTAACGGTGTGCCGAATATGCGCTACATGAGTTCCGCGGCCACCAGTGCCGGTGAGGCATCGATCATGATCGTTTTCGAGCCGGGTACCGATCCGAATGTGGCGGTTTTAAACGTGAATAACCGAATTCAAATGGTGAAAAACCGGCTCCCTCCCATCGTAGAACGCGAGGGGATTATCGTCATGCAGAACATGACGAGTATGCTCATGTATGTGAACGTTTACAGTAAAGACCCCAACCACGATCAGAACTTTCTTTATAACTACGTCAGCGTCAACCTCCTGCCAGAAATCCAGCGGATCCGGGGCGTCGGTCGGGCCACGATCCTTGGCAACCGGGCTTATGCAATGCGAGTCGAACTGAATCTCGAACGCATGCGCGCCTATAATATCTCCTCAGCCGATATAATGGAGGCGATCAAAGAACAGAGCATCATAGGTTCGCCCGGACGGCTGGGTCAGGCGACGGGAACGACGTCGCAAACGATTGAGTATGTTTTGACCTGGGTGGGACGCTACAATAAGCCTGAGCAATACGAACAGATCATATTGAGGTCTAACCCCAATGGCGAGATACTGAGGCTCAGTGACGTCGCCAAAGTCTCACTGGGTTCTTCATTTTATGACCTGTATTCTGACATAGACGGTTTGCCTTCGGCTTCCATTGTGCTCAAGCAAACCCCTGGTTCCAATGCCGCAGAAGTCATTGAGGAAGTGAAGAAGAAGCTTGAGGAAGTCAAGGGGGAATCGTTTCCTCCAGGTATCGACTATGCAGTGAGCTACGACGTTTCCAGCTTCCTGGATGCCTCGATCGAGAAGGTGCTGCATACCCTGTTTGAAGCGTTCATTCTGGTTTCGCTGGTGGTCTACCTGTTCCTGGGAGACTTTCGCAGTACACTTATTCCAACCCTGGCGGTCCCGGTATCTCTGATTGGTACCTTCTTTTTCATGAGTATGTTCGGGATGTCGATCAATCTGATCACGCTGTTTGCTCTGGTACTGGCGATCGGAGTTGTGGTGGACGATGCGATTGTGGTGGTTGAGGCAGTACATGCCAAAATGCACGAGAAACATCTCTCGCCTTACGCTGCGACCAGGGAAGTTGTGCACGAGATCAGTGGTGCAATTATCGCCATTACCCTGGTGATGACTTCGGTATTCATTCCAGTGACATTCATGCCCGGGGCGGTGGGTGTATTCTACCGCCAGTTCGCTCTCACCATGGCGATGTCCATTGTGCTCTCCGGTGTAGTGGCTTTGACACTCACTCCGGTGCTCTGCGCGATGATTTTGAAACCTCATTCAAATCACGAACAGCAACGCGGTCTGATCGGTTTTGTGAACCGAGTCATCAGAAAGAGCACAGGCCGTTACGCCAATGTCTTGCGTGGTTTGCTGTCTCTCGCGCTCGGCCTGGGGGCAGGGTACGGGATCTATGAATTGCTGCATATCGAGTTTGTCCATGAACTGGTCTCCGAACAATTTCACCTTACTGAAACGAGAACACTTGTCATCAGTGGTGTGATGGCCGTGTTATTCATATTCACATTCCGGTCCATGTTTTCGGGAAGTGAACCGGGTGAAAAGAAGAAACGCGGACCACTCGGTATCTTTTTGCATCTGTTCGACCGGGGCGTTGAAAAGGTTACGGGCGGTTTTGTTGCCATCGTAAGTCGGATCGTATCAAGACGGCTGCTGACCATGCTTGTGATTGGTGGCTTCGGTTATGGAATACTGCTGGTGAATGAAGTACTTCCTTCGGGTTTTATTCCACTTGAAGATCAGGGCGTGATCTACGGGATTATCCAGACACCTCCCGGTTCAACACTCGAATATACTAACTCAAAATCACATGAACTGCAGAAGATCTGCCAGGAATTTGAGGAAGTAACCTCTGTGACCTCGCTGGCTGGTTATGAAATTCTGACCGAAGGTCGAGGTTCCAATGCTGGTACCTGCCTGATTAACTTAAAGCCCTGGGCCGAACGTGAACTGACTTCCAAAGAGATCATTGCGAAACTTGAAGAAAAAGGTCGTGAGATTTCCAATGTGAAACTTGAATTCTTTGAACCGCCTGCCGTTCCCGGGTTTGGTGCAGCCGGGGGATTTTCGCTTTGTCTGCTCGATAAGACAAACAGCGGCAACTACGAGGAATTCGGAAAAGTGACCGAAAACTTCATGACCGCGTTGGGAAAACGCAAGGAAATGAAAGGCCTGTTCACGTTTTTTGCCAATAATTACCCGCAGTATGAGATTATAATCGACAATGACGTGGCCATGCAGAAAGGGGTGTCGATCGCCGATGCGATGGATAACCTCTCCATCGTGGTGGGCAGCACCTGGGAACAGGGCTTCATACGCTTTGGCCAGTTCTACAAGGTTTATGTGCAGTCGGCTCCCGAGTTCCGCCGGTATCCGGAAGACCTGGAAAATATGTTCGTCAAAAACGATGATGGGGAAATGGTGCCTTACTCTTCATTTATGAAGATCAAGAAGACCCAGGGGATGAACGAGATCAACCGCTACAACCTGTATACCACCGCGATTATTCAAGGAGCGCCGGCGACAGGGTTCAGTAGTGGTCAGGCCATTGATGCGATCAAGGAGGTTGCCGAACAGACTCTGCCGCATGGTTATGGCATTGGCTGGCAGGGGCTTGCCTATGACGAGGCAAACAAAGGGAACACGGCGATTTACATCTTTGCGATCGTCGTGATCTTTGTGTATCTGGTTCTGGTAGGGCAATACGAGAGTTTCCTCCTGCCACTCGCGGTGATCGCCTCGTTACCTGTTGGTCTGTTTGGATCCTTCCTGTTCCTGAAGGCAATGGGATTAGCCAATGATGTCTACTGCCAGATTGGTCTCGTCATGCTGGTCGGTCTGCTGGGTAAGAATGCGATTTTGATCATTGAATTCGCTGTTCAGCGTAGACAGGAAGGCTTGAGCATTAAAGACGCGGCCATCGAAGGCGGTAATTTGCGATTCAGGCCGATTGTAATGACCTCTTTTGCCTTTATCGCCGGCCTGGTTCCCCTGGTCCGGGCTACCGGTCCGGGAGCGATTGGTAACCGCACAATTGGATCTACGGCAGTTGGCGGAATGCTCATGGGGACATTAATTGGAGTCCTGGTGATTCCCGGTCTTTATTACCTGTTTGGCAAGATGGCTGACGGGAAGAAAATGATCCGGGACGAACACGATGAACCGCTCAGTGAATTATTTGAGCGCGACTCTTTAGCAGAAGTTGATCATGGCGCCTGA
- a CDS encoding efflux RND transporter periplasmic adaptor subunit, which translates to MKLSPLSILSLMLITLSMHACSKLEGHSDVEHHEEHPQHKIVVTSPMKKDVVSTQQYVCQIHSYRHIEVRALESGYLEEIPVREGQSVKAGSTMFRILPTLYEAKLNAEKAEVQLAQIEYNNTERLYNQKVVAQPEVALAEAKLAKVKARMQLTQAELDFATIKAPFEGIIDKQLHQQGSLISEGDILTTLSDNSVMWVYFNVPEARYLEYKADPDRDNIKVELQLADGSKFPYIGKIGAIEADFNNHTGNISFRADFPNPNGLLRHGQTGTILLSRVIKDAIVIPQRATYEILAKKYAYVVDKENLKDHMEQAAGHDAQGHEKHGEKHRDHHNGKHAEEHIGNHESEHAADHGIVHQREIVILKELDDIFLIKKGLDVNDKIILEGVRQVRDGEPVEYEYLAPEDALENLKYHAE; encoded by the coding sequence ATGAAACTCTCACCGCTCTCAATCCTCAGTTTGATGCTCATTACTCTTTCTATGCATGCCTGCTCCAAACTCGAGGGGCATAGTGACGTTGAGCACCATGAAGAGCATCCGCAACACAAAATTGTTGTCACCAGTCCGATGAAGAAGGATGTGGTCAGCACACAGCAGTATGTTTGCCAGATCCACTCATATCGACACATTGAGGTCCGGGCTCTGGAGAGCGGGTACCTCGAAGAAATCCCGGTCAGAGAAGGGCAGTCGGTGAAGGCCGGCTCGACGATGTTCAGGATTTTACCCACACTTTACGAGGCAAAGTTGAACGCCGAGAAGGCTGAAGTCCAGCTCGCTCAAATTGAATACAACAATACAGAGCGATTATACAACCAGAAAGTGGTAGCCCAACCGGAAGTCGCACTTGCTGAAGCGAAGCTGGCAAAGGTGAAAGCCAGGATGCAACTGACGCAGGCTGAACTGGACTTCGCGACGATCAAGGCACCCTTTGAAGGCATCATCGACAAGCAACTGCATCAGCAGGGGAGCCTGATTTCTGAGGGAGACATTCTCACGACTTTGTCAGACAACAGTGTCATGTGGGTTTACTTCAATGTCCCTGAGGCACGTTATCTCGAATATAAAGCAGACCCAGACAGGGATAATATTAAAGTAGAACTCCAGCTGGCGGATGGTTCAAAGTTTCCGTATATCGGCAAGATTGGTGCGATTGAGGCAGATTTTAATAACCATACCGGAAACATTTCCTTCCGTGCAGATTTTCCCAACCCGAATGGTCTGTTGCGACATGGGCAGACCGGAACGATTTTACTCAGCCGTGTTATCAAGGATGCAATTGTTATCCCTCAACGGGCAACGTACGAAATCCTTGCCAAGAAGTATGCCTATGTTGTTGATAAGGAAAATCTGAAGGATCACATGGAGCAGGCAGCAGGACATGATGCACAGGGACATGAAAAGCATGGCGAAAAACACAGAGATCATCATAACGGAAAGCATGCAGAGGAACATATCGGGAATCATGAAAGCGAACATGCTGCAGATCATGGCATCGTGCATCAGCGCGAAATTGTAATCTTAAAAGAATTAGATGATATCTTTCTGATCAAAAAGGGGCTCGATGTGAACGACAAGATCATTTTAGAGGGGGTCCGTCAGGTTCGCGACGGAGAACCGGTGGAATACGAGTACCTGGCTCCTGAAGATGCGCTGGAGAATCTGAAGTATCATGCAGAATAG
- a CDS encoding FxsA family protein: MLLRLFLLFTIIPLAELWLLLWFSSLTSPVVTFGLVLVTGILGAWLARKQGSQAWRKIQQHMVQGQPPTGVLLDGLMILIAGAFLITPGIMTDMVGFALLIPPVRELLKDRVGEWLKQRALMQVRSQNTFYTSATHFQDFQQSADPSDTPPEEDIIDVEFTRKDSSETE, translated from the coding sequence GTGTTGTTACGACTGTTCCTCCTGTTTACGATCATTCCTCTCGCCGAGCTGTGGCTGCTGCTCTGGTTCAGTTCTCTGACCAGTCCTGTCGTAACGTTTGGGCTGGTGCTGGTAACAGGGATTCTGGGCGCCTGGCTGGCGCGGAAACAGGGATCACAGGCCTGGCGGAAGATTCAGCAGCACATGGTACAAGGTCAACCTCCCACCGGGGTGCTACTGGACGGACTGATGATTCTGATTGCCGGCGCGTTTCTCATTACTCCAGGCATCATGACCGACATGGTCGGTTTTGCCCTGCTGATTCCCCCCGTTCGAGAACTACTCAAAGACCGGGTCGGGGAATGGCTCAAACAGCGTGCCTTGATGCAGGTACGCTCACAGAACACCTTCTATACCAGTGCCACCCATTTTCAGGATTTTCAGCAATCGGCAGACCCCAGTGATACTCCCCCGGAAGAGGACATCATCGACGTGGAGTTCACTCGTAAAGATTCTTCAGAAACAGAATAA
- a CDS encoding outer membrane protein assembly factor BamB family protein, which produces MPLLHFRCLLSAVSLLAMMMSASLVTAEEPDWNQFRGPHADGTSQATGLPTTWSEKENIVWKTPVHGRAWSSPVVWKDQVWVTTSTKDGKELGVVCVDFNTGKILHDKKIFDVEKPQYIDPSNSHASSTPIIEEGRIYVHYGAYGTACLDTKTAKVLWERRDYPCNHWRGAGSSPIIYQNLLILQYDGYDYQYIVALDKETGKEVWKKDRDIDYGTKNGDFKKAFATPRVIEYEGRVQLISPAAKATISYNPLTGDEYWKFYYPQHSAANRPLFDGEKIYVGTGFGKAHLYAVNPGGNGNVTDTHVKWIEQKGIPSKPSQLLIDGLLYMIDDKGIATCLDAETGDEAWKERMDRSSFSASPIYADGKIYAPDREGVTRVFLPGKKYKELASNKLDEGCVASLAVAGKSLILRTEHFLYRIEDQSTGK; this is translated from the coding sequence ATGCCACTGCTCCACTTTCGATGCCTGCTCTCTGCTGTCTCCCTGCTGGCTATGATGATGTCTGCATCACTGGTAACGGCAGAAGAACCCGACTGGAACCAGTTCCGAGGTCCACACGCGGATGGCACATCGCAGGCAACCGGATTGCCAACCACCTGGAGTGAGAAAGAAAACATCGTCTGGAAAACCCCGGTGCACGGGCGAGCCTGGTCCTCTCCTGTGGTCTGGAAAGATCAGGTGTGGGTGACGACTTCAACCAAAGATGGTAAAGAGCTGGGTGTCGTCTGCGTCGATTTCAATACAGGAAAAATCCTGCACGATAAAAAGATTTTTGATGTCGAAAAGCCCCAGTATATTGACCCCAGTAATTCTCACGCCTCCAGCACCCCCATTATTGAAGAGGGTCGGATCTATGTGCATTATGGCGCGTATGGTACCGCCTGTCTGGATACAAAGACTGCGAAAGTATTATGGGAGCGACGCGACTATCCCTGTAACCACTGGCGCGGCGCCGGATCGTCACCCATCATTTATCAGAACCTGCTGATCCTGCAATACGATGGTTACGATTACCAATACATCGTCGCGCTGGATAAAGAGACCGGGAAAGAAGTCTGGAAGAAAGATCGGGACATCGATTATGGCACAAAGAACGGCGACTTCAAAAAAGCGTTTGCTACGCCTCGCGTGATCGAATACGAGGGCCGCGTGCAACTGATCAGTCCCGCTGCGAAAGCGACCATCTCGTACAACCCGCTGACAGGAGATGAATACTGGAAGTTCTATTATCCACAGCACTCTGCCGCCAATCGTCCGTTGTTTGACGGCGAAAAGATTTACGTCGGCACCGGATTTGGAAAAGCCCATCTGTACGCAGTCAACCCGGGTGGTAATGGGAATGTCACGGACACGCATGTCAAATGGATCGAACAGAAAGGGATCCCTTCCAAGCCGTCCCAGTTACTGATTGACGGTCTCTTGTATATGATCGATGACAAGGGAATCGCGACCTGCCTGGATGCAGAGACGGGAGATGAGGCCTGGAAAGAACGCATGGACCGCAGTTCGTTTTCCGCGTCTCCCATTTATGCAGACGGTAAGATCTACGCACCGGATCGCGAAGGCGTGACGCGGGTATTTCTACCCGGCAAGAAATACAAGGAACTGGCCTCGAACAAGCTGGACGAAGGCTGTGTCGCTTCACTGGCGGTCGCAGGCAAGTCACTGATTCTGCGGACCGAGCATTTTCTGTATCGGATTGAAGATCAGTCGACTGGGAAATAA
- a CDS encoding 3-hydroxyacyl-ACP dehydratase FabZ family protein, giving the protein MNLDDIKACIPHRAPFLWLDEVVTLEENSIHARKFVSPEIDIFQGHYPDHPVLPGVILCEAAMQAAAVFIAKTDAPDAGKVPVATRLNNTKFRRMVKPGETIDIQVTLTEKLGGAYFFSGKISVGKETAVRLEFAVTAADA; this is encoded by the coding sequence GTGAATCTGGATGATATCAAAGCCTGTATTCCTCATCGCGCGCCTTTTTTGTGGCTCGATGAAGTTGTTACGCTCGAAGAAAACAGCATCCATGCCCGCAAGTTCGTTTCGCCTGAAATCGACATCTTTCAGGGGCATTATCCAGATCATCCAGTCCTGCCCGGTGTGATTCTATGTGAAGCCGCGATGCAGGCCGCTGCCGTCTTCATTGCGAAAACGGATGCTCCTGATGCAGGCAAAGTTCCTGTCGCCACCCGCTTGAATAACACCAAGTTCCGCCGCATGGTCAAGCCGGGAGAAACGATCGACATTCAGGTGACGCTGACTGAAAAGCTGGGCGGTGCTTATTTCTTCAGCGGAAAAATATCGGTCGGAAAAGAGACTGCGGTCCGTCTCGAATTTGCAGTAACCGCTGCCGACGCGTAA
- a CDS encoding phytoene desaturase family protein, with protein sequence MAKDFLKDTQDEYDVIVIGSGLAGMTSANILARQGYSVLLLEHHYQLGGMATWFKRQNGHIFDISLHGFPYGMLKSCRKYWTQEIADSIVPLRGVRFENPQFSLETTFTREDFTRLLIEKFRIAPETVKNFFDTARKMNFFDDQGKTTRELFEEFFPGRDDVVRLLMEPISYANGSTLEDPAITYGIVFSNFMQKGVYTFRGGTDRLVKLIKAEMEKNGVDVRIRTQVEKVEVSSDRRVTGVVVNGKRIGCKAIMSNSNIKGTILNLVGEEHFDPEFIEETKAVRLNNSSTQVYIALKPGDELNFCGDLLFHSEHNGFDIKAMLSKEVSSRTFSFYYPETRPGSDRSLIVSSTNANFSDWADLPEEQYEADKNHLIETTLDCLEQYVPNIRERVDHLEASTPRTFQRYTQHLQGASFGTKFEGLKVSKELPEQIEGLYHAGSVGIIMSGWLGAVNYGVIVSNDVDKYLTPAAARI encoded by the coding sequence ATGGCCAAAGATTTTCTGAAAGACACTCAAGACGAATATGATGTCATTGTGATCGGCAGTGGTCTGGCAGGCATGACCTCTGCCAACATCCTCGCCCGCCAGGGATATTCGGTACTGCTCCTCGAACATCATTACCAGTTGGGCGGAATGGCCACCTGGTTCAAACGCCAGAATGGTCATATCTTCGATATTTCCCTGCACGGCTTCCCTTACGGAATGCTCAAGAGCTGTCGTAAATACTGGACCCAGGAAATCGCCGATTCCATCGTGCCTCTGCGCGGCGTTCGCTTCGAAAATCCACAGTTCTCTCTGGAAACAACATTCACGCGTGAAGATTTCACACGGCTGCTGATTGAGAAATTCCGCATTGCACCCGAGACTGTCAAAAACTTTTTCGATACCGCCCGCAAAATGAACTTCTTCGACGATCAGGGGAAAACGACCCGTGAACTCTTTGAAGAATTCTTCCCCGGTCGCGATGATGTCGTCCGCCTGCTGATGGAGCCGATCTCCTATGCCAACGGATCTACGTTGGAAGATCCCGCGATCACTTATGGAATTGTCTTCTCCAACTTCATGCAGAAAGGCGTCTACACCTTCCGTGGTGGCACAGACCGCCTGGTGAAGCTCATTAAAGCCGAAATGGAAAAGAACGGCGTCGATGTGCGTATTCGCACACAGGTCGAGAAAGTCGAAGTCAGTTCTGATCGTCGTGTGACTGGTGTTGTGGTCAACGGAAAACGCATTGGCTGCAAAGCCATCATGTCGAATTCGAACATCAAAGGCACGATTCTCAATCTCGTCGGTGAAGAGCACTTCGATCCGGAATTCATCGAAGAAACCAAAGCAGTGCGGCTGAATAACAGCAGTACGCAGGTTTATATCGCTCTCAAACCCGGTGATGAACTCAACTTCTGCGGCGATCTGCTGTTCCATTCCGAGCATAACGGGTTCGACATCAAAGCCATGCTCAGTAAAGAAGTCAGCAGTCGTACCTTCTCGTTCTATTATCCGGAAACGCGTCCCGGCAGTGATCGTTCACTGATCGTCTCATCCACGAATGCGAACTTCAGTGACTGGGCCGACCTCCCCGAAGAACAGTATGAAGCCGACAAAAATCATCTGATCGAAACCACTCTCGATTGCCTTGAGCAGTATGTTCCCAACATTCGCGAACGTGTGGATCACCTCGAAGCTTCGACGCCGCGCACGTTCCAAAGATATACGCAGCATCTGCAGGGCGCATCATTCGGCACCAAGTTCGAAGGTCTCAAAGTCAGTAAGGAACTGCCCGAACAGATTGAAGGTCTGTATCATGCCGGTTCGGTGGGCATCATCATGTCGGGCTGGCTGGGAGCCGTGAATTACGGGGTGATTGTCAGCAATGATGTGGATAAATATCTGACCCCCGCTGCCGCCCGCATTTAG